The Urbifossiella limnaea genome has a window encoding:
- a CDS encoding peptidylprolyl isomerase: MDATARFRRTLGLVALLAGCQAAAADRPVGRAQSPDGPLPPVAPLAPAAPVAPAAQPASFTAPPVKAAAAALAGDPRIKVVALVGLRNTVTEQEVWEAARQRVQDYINVVDGPGGKQTVVKDDAKAKEVYNDELKRIVERELVLEEMEAKLKKAGKAAVMDDIKDFAGKLADRKLRDFKSRTKAKTDDDFRAALAVMGLTPGVVKRQIERQVMADEYVRNSLKDRGRTVSLGDVRRYYDEHPDEYSRPEAVAWQHIFISAARFPTREAARQHAEKVRAEAAAGANFEALCKQHDHGIAANQRAEGVGHKRGEIQPAELEPVVLATPAGGVAAVVETPPGYHIAKVATRQEAGRLPFTVQVQDDIREKLMRKMQEAEYKRIVGELWQRGVVHFISTP, from the coding sequence ATGGACGCCACAGCCCGGTTCCGCCGCACGCTCGGCCTCGTCGCGCTGCTCGCCGGCTGTCAGGCCGCCGCCGCCGACCGCCCCGTCGGCCGCGCCCAGAGCCCCGACGGCCCGCTGCCCCCCGTTGCGCCACTCGCCCCGGCCGCCCCCGTCGCCCCGGCCGCCCAGCCCGCCTCATTCACCGCGCCGCCGGTCAAGGCGGCCGCCGCGGCCCTCGCCGGCGACCCGCGCATCAAGGTCGTCGCGCTCGTCGGCCTGCGCAACACCGTCACCGAACAAGAGGTGTGGGAGGCGGCCCGGCAGCGCGTGCAGGACTACATCAACGTCGTGGACGGCCCCGGCGGCAAGCAGACGGTCGTGAAGGACGACGCGAAGGCGAAGGAAGTTTACAACGACGAGCTGAAGCGGATCGTGGAGCGCGAGCTGGTGCTGGAGGAGATGGAGGCGAAGCTCAAGAAGGCGGGCAAGGCGGCGGTGATGGACGACATCAAGGACTTCGCCGGCAAGCTCGCCGACCGCAAGCTGCGCGACTTCAAGAGCCGCACTAAGGCCAAGACCGACGACGACTTCCGCGCCGCGCTGGCCGTGATGGGCCTGACGCCGGGCGTGGTGAAGCGGCAGATCGAGCGGCAGGTGATGGCCGACGAGTACGTCCGCAACAGCCTGAAGGACCGCGGCCGGACGGTGAGCCTGGGCGACGTGCGCCGGTACTACGACGAGCACCCGGACGAGTACTCGCGGCCCGAGGCAGTGGCGTGGCAGCACATCTTCATCAGCGCCGCCCGCTTCCCGACGCGCGAGGCCGCCCGCCAGCACGCCGAGAAGGTGCGCGCCGAGGCGGCGGCCGGCGCGAACTTCGAGGCGCTGTGCAAGCAGCACGACCACGGCATCGCGGCGAACCAGCGGGCCGAAGGCGTGGGCCACAAGCGCGGCGAGATCCAGCCGGCGGAGCTGGAGCCGGTGGTGCTGGCGACGCCGGCCGGCGGCGTGGCGGCGGTGGTGGAGACGCCGCCGGGGTACCACATCGCCAAGGTGGCGACGCGGCAGGAGGCGGGCCGGCTGCCGTTCACGGTGCAGGTGCAGGACGACATCCGCGAGAAGCTGATGCGGAAGATGCAGGAGGCGGAGTACAAGCGGATCGTGGGCGAGTTGTGGCAGCGCGGCGTGGTCCACTTCATCTCCACCCCGTGA
- a CDS encoding MFS transporter: MNGATRSADRPSLNDRILFWASFATLIAAGIGFSVRGAIVKDWGQQFGFTQAELGTINGGGLWGFGLAIIFFSFLADRFGYGRLMAVAFLLHASSAILTFAATPVYNAYGKTAAFTCLNLGMWLFAFGNGTCEAVINPLTATLFPKNKTHWLNILHAGWPLGLILGAVILLGFNYSGETIRWEYKLGVFLVPVLAYGLMMFNRPFPRSEADTAGVSMPDQMGTIGMVGVAAAVGLFGLTLNTQILPMISKAVNVEFPAWLGWAGAGAVWLAYAGATRFAFGSILILFLYVMHALVGYVELGTDSWITNITERVLVNQNTALMVFIWTNLLMFTLRFFAGPIVHKINPIGLLFVSALLGTAGLFMLGLPFTDSVVPWVLAVTVYGIGKTFYWPTLLGVISERFPKGGALALGLSGGTGMLAAGLLGSPGIGYKQDYFAVEKITATSPATYARYKAPEPSGFPLVTDLAPAEAPPVAGLDNAKLKVFDDYAAGTDDKGVRKPDAKPTTLDADLATIAEQEKEGKPVEAKLKESLSKLKSWWEAEGRPNFVTDQKPLDEARTYGAKTALKWTAAIPAVLAAGFLLLILYFAATGGYKPVELTGPTSRDPRDKYGAPAEHWGR; the protein is encoded by the coding sequence GTGAACGGCGCCACCCGCTCGGCCGACCGGCCGAGCCTGAACGACCGCATCCTGTTCTGGGCGAGTTTCGCCACCCTCATCGCCGCCGGCATCGGGTTCTCCGTCCGCGGGGCGATCGTGAAAGACTGGGGGCAGCAGTTCGGCTTCACCCAGGCCGAACTCGGCACCATCAACGGCGGCGGCCTGTGGGGCTTCGGGCTCGCCATCATCTTCTTCAGCTTCCTCGCCGACCGGTTCGGGTACGGCCGGCTCATGGCCGTCGCCTTCCTGCTCCACGCCTCGTCGGCCATCCTCACGTTCGCCGCCACCCCGGTCTACAACGCCTACGGCAAGACCGCCGCGTTCACGTGCCTGAACCTCGGCATGTGGCTGTTCGCGTTCGGCAACGGCACCTGTGAGGCGGTCATCAACCCGCTCACCGCCACGCTGTTCCCGAAGAACAAGACGCACTGGCTGAACATCCTCCACGCCGGCTGGCCGCTCGGGCTCATCCTCGGGGCCGTCATCCTGCTCGGGTTCAACTACTCGGGCGAGACGATCCGCTGGGAGTACAAGCTCGGCGTGTTCCTGGTGCCGGTGCTGGCGTACGGGCTGATGATGTTCAACCGCCCCTTCCCGCGGTCCGAGGCCGACACCGCCGGGGTGTCGATGCCCGACCAGATGGGGACGATCGGCATGGTCGGCGTCGCCGCCGCCGTCGGGCTGTTCGGGCTGACGCTGAACACGCAGATCCTGCCGATGATCAGCAAGGCGGTGAACGTCGAGTTCCCGGCGTGGCTCGGGTGGGCCGGGGCCGGCGCCGTGTGGCTGGCCTACGCCGGCGCCACCCGGTTCGCGTTCGGCAGCATCCTGATCTTGTTCCTGTACGTGATGCACGCCCTGGTCGGGTACGTCGAGCTCGGCACCGACAGCTGGATCACGAACATCACCGAGCGGGTGCTGGTGAACCAGAACACGGCGCTGATGGTGTTCATCTGGACGAACCTGCTGATGTTCACCCTGCGGTTCTTCGCCGGGCCGATCGTCCACAAGATCAACCCGATCGGCCTGTTGTTTGTGAGCGCCCTGCTCGGCACCGCCGGGCTGTTCATGCTCGGGCTGCCGTTCACCGACTCGGTGGTGCCGTGGGTGCTCGCGGTGACCGTGTACGGCATCGGCAAGACGTTCTACTGGCCGACGCTGCTGGGGGTGATCTCGGAGCGGTTCCCGAAGGGCGGGGCGCTGGCGCTGGGCCTCAGCGGCGGCACCGGGATGCTCGCCGCCGGCCTCCTCGGCAGCCCCGGCATCGGCTACAAGCAGGACTACTTCGCGGTCGAGAAGATCACCGCCACGTCGCCGGCGACGTACGCCCGGTACAAGGCGCCGGAGCCGTCCGGGTTCCCGCTGGTGACCGACCTGGCGCCGGCGGAGGCGCCGCCGGTGGCCGGGCTGGACAACGCCAAGCTGAAGGTGTTCGACGACTACGCCGCCGGGACGGACGACAAGGGCGTGCGCAAGCCGGACGCCAAGCCGACGACCCTCGACGCCGACCTGGCGACGATCGCCGAGCAGGAGAAGGAGGGGAAGCCGGTCGAGGCGAAGTTGAAGGAGTCGCTGTCGAAGCTGAAGTCGTGGTGGGAGGCGGAGGGCCGGCCGAACTTCGTGACCGACCAGAAGCCGCTCGACGAGGCCCGGACGTACGGGGCGAAGACGGCGTTGAAGTGGACGGCCGCGATCCCGGCGGTGCTGGCGGCGGGGTTCCTGCTGCTGATCCTCTACTTCGCCGCCACCGGCGGGTACAAGCCGGTGGAACTGACCGGGCCGACGTCGCGCGACCCGCGCGACAAGTACGGCGCCCCGGCCGAGCACTGGGGGCGGTAG